In a genomic window of Curtobacterium sp. MCBD17_035:
- a CDS encoding ABC transporter ATP-binding protein: MTAVATVPRRTTAPDDPEGRVLVLEGVTKRYGEVEALRGIDLRVSAGELVAVVGPSGSGKSTMLNIIGTLDLPTEGRVVIAGHDVGTMSDDAVSRLRADHIGFVFQHFHLAQGATAVENVADGLLYTGTGRRERTERAADALRRVGLGHRLDHRPHELSGGEKQRVAIARAIVGDPTVLLADEPTGALDTASGAAVLDLLRELNAGGTTVLVITHDLELAASLPRQVRMRDGRIADETHGGGDGHDGRGGRIDATTLADAIRAAGTGTEAQA; this comes from the coding sequence CCGGAGGACGACGGCACCCGACGACCCGGAGGGCCGCGTCCTGGTCCTCGAGGGCGTCACGAAGCGGTACGGCGAGGTCGAGGCCCTGCGCGGGATCGACCTGCGGGTGTCGGCGGGCGAACTCGTCGCGGTCGTCGGGCCGAGTGGCTCCGGCAAGTCGACGATGCTCAACATCATCGGCACCCTCGACCTGCCGACCGAGGGCCGGGTCGTCATCGCCGGGCACGACGTCGGCACGATGTCCGACGACGCGGTGTCGCGGCTCCGCGCGGACCACATCGGGTTCGTGTTCCAGCACTTCCACCTGGCGCAGGGCGCCACCGCCGTCGAGAACGTCGCCGACGGCCTGCTCTACACGGGCACCGGCCGCCGCGAGCGCACCGAACGGGCCGCGGACGCGCTCCGCAGGGTCGGGCTCGGGCACCGGCTCGACCACCGTCCGCACGAACTCTCCGGCGGCGAGAAGCAGCGCGTCGCGATCGCCCGGGCCATCGTGGGCGACCCCACCGTGCTCCTCGCCGACGAGCCGACGGGCGCGCTCGACACCGCGTCGGGCGCAGCGGTGCTCGACCTGCTCCGTGAGCTCAACGCGGGGGGCACCACGGTGCTCGTGATCACCCACGACCTCGAGCTCGCGGCCTCGTTGCCGCGGCAGGTGCGCATGCGCGACGGCCGGATCGCCGACGAGACCCACGGCGGAGGCGACGGGCACGACGGACGCGGTGGGCGCATCGACGCCACGACGCTCGCCGACGCGATCCGGGCAGCGGGCACGGGGACGGAGGCGCAGGCATGA
- a CDS encoding ABC transporter permease, which produces MTATGHVHAGDLVRLGLFGLRTRPTRVVLSALGIAIGIAAMVAVVGISSSSKAKLDALLDALGTNVLAAQQATGFGESEPLPVDGVSTAVRQSDVLDAAGVGRVEDGRVYRSARVPALESKGIGLVAAFGDVPRVLAGRFAAGHWLVGADDASAPEQAVLGAEAAKRLGIDRVTDDTAIWTDGHRLAVVGILEPLALAPQLDTQVFIPRSTAAGMGFDGHPTQILTRVDPDAVAEARERLPRSISPLHPKDVAVTRPSDALAAKNASQDSFTGLLVGIGGVALLVGGIGVANTMVITVLERRAEVGVRRSLGARRRDIRDQFLVESLLLSLLGGVAGVTIGVAVTVGFALAQGWPVAIPAWAVLGGVGATVLIGGVSGIYPAARAARIPPTSALAAA; this is translated from the coding sequence ATGACCGCGACCGGCCACGTCCACGCCGGCGACCTGGTGCGGCTCGGACTGTTCGGGCTGCGGACGCGTCCCACCCGGGTCGTCCTCTCGGCGCTCGGCATCGCGATCGGCATCGCCGCGATGGTCGCGGTGGTCGGCATCTCGAGCTCGAGCAAGGCGAAGCTCGACGCCCTGCTCGACGCGCTCGGGACGAACGTGCTCGCGGCACAGCAGGCCACCGGCTTCGGCGAGTCGGAACCGCTCCCCGTCGACGGGGTGTCGACGGCCGTCCGACAGTCCGACGTCCTCGACGCCGCCGGTGTCGGACGCGTCGAGGACGGACGGGTCTACCGGAGCGCTCGGGTCCCCGCGCTCGAGTCGAAGGGCATCGGCCTCGTGGCCGCGTTCGGCGACGTCCCGCGCGTGCTCGCCGGTCGGTTCGCCGCGGGGCACTGGCTCGTCGGCGCGGACGACGCATCCGCGCCGGAGCAGGCGGTCCTGGGCGCGGAAGCGGCGAAGCGCCTGGGGATCGACCGGGTCACGGACGACACCGCGATCTGGACGGACGGACATCGGCTGGCGGTCGTCGGGATCCTCGAGCCACTCGCCCTCGCGCCGCAGCTCGACACGCAGGTGTTCATCCCGCGCTCCACGGCCGCAGGGATGGGGTTCGACGGGCATCCGACGCAGATCCTCACGCGGGTGGACCCGGACGCGGTCGCCGAGGCCCGCGAACGGTTGCCCCGGTCGATCAGTCCCCTCCACCCGAAGGACGTCGCCGTGACCCGGCCCTCCGACGCGCTCGCCGCGAAGAACGCGTCGCAGGACTCGTTCACCGGCCTGCTCGTCGGTATCGGCGGTGTCGCGCTGCTCGTCGGCGGCATCGGCGTGGCGAACACCATGGTCATCACGGTGCTCGAGCGCCGCGCGGAGGTCGGGGTCCGCCGGTCGCTCGGGGCACGCCGACGGGACATCCGCGACCAGTTCCTCGTCGAGTCGCTGCTCCTGTCGCTCCTCGGCGGCGTGGCCGGCGTCACGATCGGGGTCGCCGTGACGGTCGGGTTCGCGCTCGCCCAGGGGTGGCCGGTCGCGATCCCGGCGTGGGCCGTCCTGGGCGGGGTCGGGGCGACCGTCCTCATCGGTGGCGTCTCGGGCATCTACCCAGCCGCGCGGGCGGCACGGATCCCGCCGACGTCGGCGCTCGCGGCCGCATGA
- a CDS encoding DUF2231 domain-containing protein has translation MREIRALQSLTSAIEHASVLDKLIDVDVKAVKALVQPDALKQLLHGVPFGHPLHPLMVQVPLGAWLSSALLDLLPGTHRSSRTLVGVGVVSAGVATTAGLTDWSELDREQQRTGYVHAVVNGTAMTLYGLSWWQRKRGNHLRGKVLGMLGLVVVSGGGYLGGHLSYRQRAGVSDHGEVPFERPPVGA, from the coding sequence ATGCGGGAGATCCGTGCACTGCAGAGTCTGACCAGCGCGATCGAGCACGCGAGCGTGCTCGACAAGCTCATCGACGTCGACGTGAAGGCCGTCAAGGCCCTCGTCCAGCCCGACGCCCTGAAGCAGCTGCTGCACGGGGTGCCGTTCGGGCACCCGCTGCATCCGCTCATGGTCCAGGTACCCCTCGGCGCGTGGCTGTCCTCGGCCCTGCTCGACCTGCTGCCGGGGACGCACCGGTCGTCCCGAACGCTCGTCGGCGTCGGCGTGGTGTCGGCCGGCGTCGCGACCACGGCCGGGCTCACCGACTGGTCGGAGCTCGACCGCGAGCAGCAGCGCACGGGGTACGTGCACGCCGTGGTGAACGGCACCGCGATGACGCTCTACGGGCTGTCGTGGTGGCAGCGGAAGCGCGGGAACCACCTGCGCGGCAAGGTCCTCGGCATGCTCGGACTCGTGGTCGTGTCCGGCGGCGGCTACCTCGGTGGGCACCTGTCCTACCGCCAGCGCGCAGGCGTGAGCGACCACGGCGAGGTGCCGTTCGAGCGTCCTCCCGTGGGCGCCTGA